A genomic stretch from Petrimonas mucosa includes:
- a CDS encoding Yip1 family protein translates to MEIISKVKNILLNPKTEWEVISEKNDTHSKVLVSYLIPLALIPAIAGFIGFGLFRFNLMGLHSSFIGLGIRHAVTSLVSTLGGAYLSAWIIANLADKFGSTNNFDRSFSLVAYSYTPMCVAGILLLLPNLSVVAALCGLYGLYLLYLGLVPMMSTPEEKKSTYFIVSLLCVIVVSAILSTVMGALILSTSGLIF, encoded by the coding sequence ATGGAAATCATAAGCAAAGTAAAAAACATTTTGTTGAATCCCAAAACAGAATGGGAAGTAATATCGGAGAAAAACGACACACACTCAAAAGTATTGGTCTCCTACCTGATCCCCCTGGCACTTATCCCGGCCATTGCGGGATTCATTGGATTCGGACTCTTCAGATTCAACCTGATGGGTCTTCACTCGAGTTTTATCGGATTGGGCATCCGGCACGCGGTAACATCGCTCGTCTCCACATTGGGCGGAGCTTACCTATCGGCCTGGATCATCGCTAACCTTGCCGATAAATTTGGTTCTACGAACAATTTCGACAGGTCATTCTCACTGGTAGCCTATTCCTACACGCCAATGTGCGTGGCCGGGATACTCCTGCTGCTACCCAACCTGTCGGTTGTTGCGGCATTGTGCGGACTTTACGGTCTATACCTGCTTTATCTGGGCCTTGTACCCATGATGAGTACGCCGGAAGAGAAAAAGAGCACCTATTTCATCGTGAGCCTGCTCTGTGTGATAGTGGTCTCGGCCATCCTCTCCACAGTCATGGGCGCATTGATCCTTTCAACTTCAGGACTCATTTTTTAA
- a CDS encoding START-like domain-containing protein, whose translation MEKKLYIEPNLLRAVMLKEKFHIEFLMGSATQASLWRMISHIDGLSEWFADEVSISEEENIYTFVWGKSQNQAEIISQKPNQSIRFRWLDEEQENVYFEFQLHKLELSNEIALQITDFAEPDEKGDAITLWETQIENMKRQLGVL comes from the coding sequence ATGGAAAAAAAGTTGTATATTGAGCCCAATTTATTGCGAGCAGTTATGCTTAAGGAGAAGTTTCATATTGAGTTTTTAATGGGAAGTGCCACACAAGCTAGTTTGTGGAGAATGATCAGCCATATCGACGGTTTATCTGAATGGTTCGCCGATGAAGTTTCGATAAGCGAGGAGGAGAACATTTACACCTTCGTCTGGGGTAAATCGCAAAACCAGGCCGAGATCATCAGTCAAAAACCCAACCAGAGTATCCGTTTCCGCTGGTTGGATGAAGAGCAGGAGAATGTATATTTTGAGTTTCAGCTCCATAAACTGGAATTATCTAATGAAATTGCCCTGCAGATCACCGACTTTGCCGAACCGGACGAGAAGGGCGACGCCATAACCTTGTGGGAAACGCAGATCGAAAACATGAAAAGACAGCTTGGAGTGTTGTAA
- a CDS encoding OmpA family protein, protein MKKIIILLSFCLLFIAGADAQSWLNKLGNAAKEAAKNTVERRVEQKAEEVTEKTLNKAEESVTRREVTEEEADMEEEASREETTGKARQTASQKLVSTSQYDFVPGDKILYFEDFSQDAIGDFPALWTTDGSGEVKTVNIAPGKWFHLNGDNACYCYTRQIDFPDNFIVEFDIIPDEEFGHGIQFTLYQDEEGKPKEMNDGLFPGVAGLHIVASHDRWETNGYKDSEDWITGSATRNPVIREQENHVIIWIQKRRVRIYHQNAKVLDMPTNIYPDVKFNRIRFSGWDRHSAPLVSNIKITTASPDTRSKLITEGRLITYGITFDVNKAEVKAESFGTLKNIAEVLKENESVRVKIVGHTDSDGDDAKNLELSQRRAESVKNELVTRFGIDASRMETDGAGETSPVAPNDTPANKALNRRVEFVKL, encoded by the coding sequence ATGAAAAAGATCATTATCCTTTTAAGTTTTTGCCTGCTGTTCATTGCCGGGGCAGATGCGCAAAGTTGGCTGAACAAGCTGGGCAACGCGGCAAAAGAGGCTGCAAAGAATACAGTAGAGCGACGTGTGGAACAGAAAGCGGAAGAGGTGACCGAAAAAACGCTGAATAAAGCCGAGGAGTCAGTGACAAGAAGAGAGGTAACAGAGGAAGAGGCTGACATGGAGGAGGAAGCGAGCCGGGAGGAGACGACCGGGAAGGCAAGGCAGACAGCCTCGCAAAAGCTGGTCAGCACCAGCCAGTACGACTTCGTCCCGGGCGACAAGATCCTCTATTTCGAGGATTTCTCGCAGGACGCCATTGGTGATTTTCCGGCACTGTGGACGACAGACGGCAGTGGTGAAGTGAAGACGGTCAATATCGCTCCGGGAAAGTGGTTTCACTTGAACGGGGATAATGCCTGCTACTGTTACACCCGTCAGATCGATTTTCCCGACAATTTCATCGTGGAGTTCGACATCATTCCCGATGAGGAGTTTGGTCATGGAATCCAGTTCACGCTCTACCAGGATGAAGAGGGAAAACCGAAGGAGATGAACGATGGTCTATTTCCCGGTGTGGCGGGACTACACATCGTTGCCAGTCACGACCGGTGGGAGACGAATGGCTACAAGGATTCGGAGGATTGGATTACAGGCAGTGCAACCCGGAATCCGGTGATCCGCGAGCAGGAGAACCATGTAATCATCTGGATACAGAAACGGCGGGTACGTATCTATCACCAGAATGCAAAGGTACTGGACATGCCGACCAATATCTATCCCGACGTGAAGTTCAACCGTATCCGCTTCTCGGGATGGGACCGCCACAGCGCCCCTCTCGTGTCGAATATCAAGATCACCACGGCGTCGCCCGACACCCGCAGCAAGCTGATCACCGAAGGGAGACTGATTACCTACGGCATCACATTCGATGTGAACAAGGCCGAGGTGAAAGCCGAATCGTTCGGCACCCTGAAAAACATTGCCGAAGTACTGAAGGAGAATGAATCGGTAAGGGTAAAGATTGTGGGTCATACCGACAGTGATGGCGATGATGCCAAAAATCTGGAACTCTCTCAACGTCGTGCAGAATCGGTAAAGAATGAACTGGTAACCCGGTTCGGTATCGATGCATCTCGCATGGAGACCGATGGAGCGGGTGAAACCTCTCCCGTGGCACCTAATGATACTCCGGCCAACAAAGCGTTGAATCGCAGGGTAGAGTTTGTGAAACTGTAA